In Cupriavidus basilensis, one genomic interval encodes:
- the tgt gene encoding tRNA guanosine(34) transglycosylase Tgt: MLNFELLTTDGNARRGRVTLNHGVVETPIFMPVGTYGSVKAMSPLELGEINAQIILGNTFHLWLRPGLEVVEKHGGLHRFMGWDKPILTDSGGFQVFSLGALRKITEDGVTFASPVNGDKLFLSPEISMQIQRTLNSDIVMQFDECTPYEIDGRPATHAEAAASMRMSLRWAKRSIDEFNSLGNPNALFGIVQGGMFEDLRDESLAGLSELDFHGYAIGGLSVGEPKEDMMRVLEHVGPRLPAHKPHYLMGVGTPEDLVAGVASGVDMFDCVMPTRNARNGWLFTRFGDVKIKNAVHRNDTRPLDESCGCYTCRNFSRAYLHHLHRVGEILGARLNTIHNLHYYLELMSEMREAIEEHRFEAFRLRFAADRARGAQPATPAPA; the protein is encoded by the coding sequence ATGCTCAACTTCGAACTGCTCACCACCGACGGCAACGCCCGCCGCGGCCGCGTCACCCTCAACCACGGCGTGGTCGAGACGCCGATCTTCATGCCGGTCGGCACCTATGGCTCGGTCAAGGCGATGTCGCCACTCGAGCTCGGTGAGATCAACGCCCAGATCATCCTGGGCAATACCTTCCACCTGTGGCTGCGTCCCGGGCTGGAAGTGGTGGAAAAGCACGGTGGCCTGCACCGCTTCATGGGCTGGGACAAGCCGATCCTGACCGATTCAGGCGGTTTCCAGGTGTTTTCGCTGGGCGCGCTGCGCAAGATCACCGAGGATGGCGTGACCTTTGCCTCGCCGGTCAATGGCGACAAGCTGTTCCTGTCGCCCGAGATCTCGATGCAGATCCAGCGCACGCTGAACTCGGACATCGTGATGCAGTTCGACGAATGCACACCGTACGAAATCGACGGCCGCCCCGCCACCCACGCGGAAGCTGCCGCCTCCATGCGCATGAGCCTGCGCTGGGCCAAGCGCTCGATCGATGAGTTCAACAGCCTGGGCAACCCCAACGCGCTGTTCGGCATTGTCCAGGGTGGCATGTTCGAGGACCTGCGCGACGAGTCGCTGGCCGGCCTGTCGGAGCTGGACTTCCACGGCTACGCCATCGGCGGCCTGTCGGTCGGCGAACCCAAGGAAGACATGATGCGCGTGCTGGAGCACGTGGGCCCGCGCCTGCCCGCGCACAAGCCGCACTACCTGATGGGCGTGGGCACGCCCGAAGACCTGGTGGCCGGCGTGGCGTCGGGCGTGGACATGTTCGACTGCGTGATGCCGACCCGCAATGCCCGCAACGGCTGGCTGTTCACGCGCTTTGGCGACGTCAAGATCAAGAATGCCGTCCACCGCAACGACACCCGCCCGCTGGACGAGTCCTGCGGCTGCTATACCTGCCGCAACTTCTCGCGCGCCTACCTGCACCACCTGCACCGGGTCGGCGAGATTCTGGGCGCGCGCCTGAACACCATCCATAACCTGCACTACTACCTGGAACTGATGAGCGAGATGCGCGAAGCCATCGAGGAACACCGCTTCGAGGCCTTCCGCCTGCGATTTGCCGCCGATCGCGCGCGCGGGGCGCAGCCGGCCACGCCCGCCCCGGCGTGA
- the yajC gene encoding preprotein translocase subunit YajC, which produces MLISNAFAQTAGATGGAAGGLMSFLPIILMFAVLWFIMIRPQMKRQKESKAMLEALAKNDEVVTAGGILGRVTKVNEQYVTIEIATGTEITVQKSAVTTVLPKGSLKSL; this is translated from the coding sequence GTGCTGATTTCTAACGCATTTGCCCAGACTGCCGGTGCCACCGGCGGCGCGGCGGGTGGCCTGATGAGTTTCCTGCCTATCATCCTGATGTTCGCGGTGCTGTGGTTCATCATGATCCGCCCGCAGATGAAGCGCCAGAAAGAATCGAAGGCAATGCTGGAAGCCCTGGCCAAGAACGACGAAGTCGTGACCGCCGGCGGTATTCTCGGCCGTGTCACCAAGGTCAACGAACAATACGTGACCATCGAAATCGCCACGGGCACCGAAATCACGGTGCAAAAGAGCGCGGTTACCACGGTGCTGCCCAAGGGCTCGCTGAAGTCGCTCTGA
- the secD gene encoding protein translocase subunit SecD, with the protein MNRYPLWKYLVILVALAIGITYTLPNFFGEAPAVQVSSAKATVKVDLAMQKQIEQVLAQNNLQPDGMFFDLNGQSGSVKARFKTPDEQLKAKDVLTRALNPDPNDATYVVALNLLSGSPRWLTAMHALPMYLGLDLRGGVHFLLQVDMKGAVDKKLDSLAGDARTLLRDKGIRHGGIDRDGDRLTVRFNNADDATKARGILADNLRELAFTPDGNNISGVFTDAARKAVQDAAVKQNITTLHNRVNELGVAEPVIQQQGADRIVVQLPGVQDTAKAKDIIGRTATLEARLADPDAPRNPRPGDPIPFGSELFTQGNGAPVVLKKQVIFTGDRIESASAGFDQNQRASVNIKLDAQGGRVLRDVSRENIGKPMGIVLFEKGKGEVLTVATIQSELGSSFQITGSYSTEAANDLALLLRAGSLAAPMEIIEERTIGPSLGADNIKKGFDSVAYGFGAIAVFMMLYYMLFGVFSVAALAINLLLLVAVLSMLQATLTLPGIAAIALVLGMAIDANVLINERIREELRAGASPQMAIAVGFDRAWATILDSNVTTLIAGLALLAFGSGPVRGFAVVHCLGIMTSMFSAVFFNRGLVNLWYGRKKKLQSVAIGQIWKPGSDSQGTVAK; encoded by the coding sequence ATGAATCGTTATCCGCTTTGGAAATACCTCGTGATCCTGGTGGCCCTGGCCATCGGCATCACCTACACGCTGCCGAACTTCTTCGGCGAGGCGCCTGCCGTGCAGGTCTCCTCCGCCAAGGCCACGGTCAAGGTCGACCTGGCCATGCAAAAGCAGATCGAGCAGGTGCTGGCGCAGAACAACCTGCAGCCCGACGGCATGTTCTTCGACCTGAACGGGCAGTCCGGCTCGGTCAAGGCGCGCTTCAAGACGCCCGACGAGCAGCTCAAGGCCAAGGACGTGCTGACCCGCGCGCTCAACCCCGACCCCAACGACGCCACCTACGTGGTCGCGCTGAACCTGCTGTCGGGCTCGCCGCGCTGGCTCACCGCCATGCACGCGCTGCCGATGTACCTGGGGCTGGACTTGCGCGGTGGCGTGCACTTCCTGCTGCAGGTGGACATGAAGGGCGCGGTCGACAAGAAGCTCGACAGCCTGGCCGGCGACGCCCGAACCCTGCTGCGCGACAAAGGCATCCGCCATGGCGGCATCGACCGCGACGGCGACCGCCTGACGGTGCGCTTCAACAATGCCGACGACGCCACCAAGGCGCGCGGCATCCTGGCCGACAACCTGCGCGAGCTGGCGTTCACCCCGGATGGCAACAACATCTCCGGCGTGTTCACCGATGCGGCCCGCAAGGCGGTGCAGGATGCGGCGGTCAAGCAGAACATCACCACCCTGCACAACCGGGTCAACGAGCTCGGCGTGGCCGAGCCGGTGATCCAGCAGCAAGGCGCCGACCGCATCGTGGTGCAGTTGCCTGGCGTGCAGGACACCGCAAAGGCCAAGGACATCATCGGCCGCACCGCCACGCTGGAAGCCCGCCTGGCCGACCCCGACGCGCCGCGCAACCCGCGCCCGGGCGACCCGATCCCCTTCGGCAGCGAGCTGTTCACGCAAGGCAATGGCGCCCCGGTGGTGCTCAAGAAGCAGGTGATCTTCACCGGCGACCGCATCGAAAGCGCTTCGGCCGGCTTCGACCAGAACCAGCGCGCCTCGGTCAACATCAAGCTCGACGCCCAGGGTGGCCGCGTGCTGCGCGACGTCTCGCGCGAGAACATCGGCAAGCCGATGGGCATCGTGCTGTTCGAGAAGGGCAAGGGCGAAGTACTGACGGTGGCAACGATCCAGTCCGAACTGGGTTCCAGCTTCCAGATCACCGGCTCGTACTCCACCGAAGCCGCCAACGACCTGGCCCTGCTGCTGCGCGCCGGCTCGCTGGCCGCGCCGATGGAAATCATCGAAGAACGCACCATCGGCCCGTCGCTGGGCGCGGACAACATCAAGAAGGGCTTTGACTCGGTGGCCTACGGCTTTGGCGCCATCGCCGTCTTCATGATGCTGTACTACATGCTGTTCGGCGTGTTCTCGGTGGCCGCGCTGGCCATCAACCTGCTGCTGCTGGTGGCGGTACTGTCGATGCTGCAGGCTACGCTGACGCTGCCCGGCATCGCCGCTATCGCGCTGGTGCTCGGCATGGCCATTGACGCCAACGTGCTGATCAACGAGCGGATCCGCGAGGAACTGCGCGCCGGCGCATCGCCGCAGATGGCGATCGCCGTCGGCTTTGACCGCGCCTGGGCCACCATCCTGGACTCCAACGTGACCACCCTGATCGCGGGCCTGGCGCTGCTTGCCTTCGGCTCCGGCCCGGTGCGCGGCTTTGCCGTGGTGCACTGCCTGGGCATCATGACCTCGATGTTCTCGGCGGTGTTTTTCAACCGCGGCCTGGTGAACCTCTGGTACGGCCGCAAGAAGAAGCTGCAAAGCGTGGCGATCGGCCAGATCTGGAAGCCGGGCTCGGACAGCCAGGGCACCGTCGCAAAGTAA